In uncultured Fibrobacter sp., the following proteins share a genomic window:
- the argF gene encoding ornithine carbamoyltransferase → MIDRNKHFLRLMDWSEEKILETIEIASRLKAEVHAGKVSDRLHGQNIAMFFEKPSLRTITTFQVGMNQLGGHAVLLAPDSIGLGKRESVKDVARCLSRWVNAIVVRCFKQDLVEQLAEYGSVPVVNALTDDYHPCQAIAFAQMICENLGGFKNADGKPKTVAFIGDGNNVANSFLALASKVGMNFTLACPKGFEQPAKVVEEAQEGLKKHGCQYRVFHDPKEAVKDADILYSDVWVSMGQEGEKATKQSHFLPFQINDELLKLAPAHCKVSHCLPAHRGEEITDSVMDNLDVNMSFEEAENRLHAHKAVLWQVMPPFAK, encoded by the coding sequence ATGATTGATCGCAACAAGCACTTCCTCCGCCTCATGGACTGGAGCGAAGAAAAAATCCTGGAAACTATCGAAATCGCTTCTCGCCTGAAGGCAGAAGTCCACGCCGGCAAGGTGTCTGACCGCCTGCACGGCCAGAACATCGCCATGTTCTTCGAAAAGCCCTCGCTGCGAACTATCACCACCTTCCAAGTGGGCATGAACCAGCTCGGCGGTCACGCCGTGTTGCTCGCTCCCGATTCCATTGGCCTTGGCAAGCGCGAAAGCGTCAAGGACGTCGCCCGCTGCCTCAGCCGCTGGGTAAACGCCATCGTGGTCCGCTGCTTCAAGCAGGACCTGGTAGAACAGCTCGCCGAATACGGTAGCGTACCGGTCGTGAACGCCTTGACCGACGACTATCACCCGTGCCAGGCAATCGCTTTTGCCCAGATGATTTGCGAAAACCTCGGCGGTTTCAAGAACGCCGATGGCAAGCCGAAGACTGTCGCCTTCATCGGTGACGGCAACAACGTCGCCAACTCCTTCCTCGCCCTCGCCTCCAAGGTGGGCATGAACTTCACGCTCGCCTGCCCGAAGGGTTTCGAACAGCCCGCCAAGGTTGTCGAAGAAGCTCAGGAAGGCCTCAAGAAGCACGGTTGCCAGTACCGCGTATTCCACGACCCGAAGGAAGCCGTCAAAGACGCCGACATTCTCTATAGCGACGTGTGGGTCTCCATGGGCCAGGAAGGTGAAAAGGCCACCAAGCAGTCTCACTTCTTGCCGTTCCAGATCAACGACGAACTCCTGAAGCTCGCTCCGGCTCACTGCAAGGTCAGCCACTGCCTGCCGGCTCACCGCGGCGAAGAAATCACGGACTCCGTGATGGACAACCTCGACGTGAACATGAGCTTCGAAGAAGCAGAAAACCGCTTGCATGCACACAAGGCTGTCCTTTGGCAGGTGATGCCTCCGTTCGCCAAGTAA
- the bioB gene encoding biotin synthase BioB codes for MSFIQDLKEKVLGGSEISREEAIQLLSEDLQELCDAANEIREKFHGNDFDFCSIVNARSGRCSENCKYCAQSSYYHTGAPEYKLLSADEIVADAKKKEAAGIPRYSIVTSGRTLSNRDVEQIGEAIRRLKKETKLSVCLSAGLLNREQFDKLKEAGLTRFHNNLETYRRHFPDVCTTHTYDDKIGALQNALAAGLEICSGGIMGLGETMEDRIDMCLDLRKLGVKSTPVNVLNAIPGTPYENLPKLTNDEFCRIVAIYRFINPKAFIRLAGGRGVLGDDGKRAFKSGANAAITDDMLTTAGVNSCKDFELVKGLGFTPHGFIG; via the coding sequence ATGTCCTTTATTCAAGACCTTAAAGAAAAAGTGTTGGGCGGATCCGAGATTTCTCGCGAAGAGGCAATCCAGCTTTTGAGCGAAGATTTGCAGGAACTCTGCGATGCCGCCAACGAAATTCGCGAAAAATTCCACGGCAACGATTTTGACTTTTGCTCTATCGTGAACGCTCGTAGCGGGCGTTGCTCCGAAAACTGCAAGTACTGCGCCCAGAGCAGCTACTACCATACCGGTGCCCCCGAATACAAGCTCCTCAGCGCCGACGAAATCGTGGCTGATGCCAAGAAGAAAGAAGCCGCAGGCATTCCGCGTTACTCCATCGTGACCTCGGGCCGTACGCTTTCGAACCGCGACGTAGAACAGATTGGCGAAGCCATTCGCCGCCTCAAGAAAGAAACCAAACTTTCCGTATGCCTTTCGGCAGGGCTCTTGAACCGCGAGCAGTTCGACAAGCTCAAGGAGGCGGGCCTCACCCGCTTCCACAACAACCTGGAAACTTACCGCAGGCATTTCCCGGACGTGTGCACCACGCACACCTATGACGACAAAATCGGGGCACTCCAAAACGCCCTTGCCGCAGGCCTTGAAATCTGCAGCGGCGGCATCATGGGCCTTGGCGAAACCATGGAAGACCGAATCGACATGTGCCTGGACCTCCGCAAACTCGGCGTCAAGTCTACGCCGGTGAACGTGCTGAACGCAATCCCGGGCACGCCTTACGAGAACCTCCCGAAGCTCACGAACGATGAATTCTGCCGCATCGTAGCGATTTACAGGTTCATCAACCCGAAGGCGTTCATCCGCCTCGCAGGCGGCCGCGGAGTTCTCGGCGACGATGGCAAGCGCGCCTTCAAGAGCGGCGCCAACGCTGCCATCACCGACGACATGCTCACCACCGCAGGCGTCAACAGTTGCAAGGACTTCGAGCTCGTTAAAGGCCTCGGCTTTACCCCACACGGGTTTATCGGCTAA